A genomic window from Betta splendens chromosome 24, fBetSpl5.4, whole genome shotgun sequence includes:
- the LOC129603720 gene encoding scavenger receptor cysteine-rich type 1 protein M130-like isoform X1, which translates to MSFLPAEKLVLVLYLTIVLLILSTLTDAGVVCSECDKIRLVGPSRCSGTVEVSHNGSWGTVCDDHWSLHSAAVVCREVDCGSVLEAKMDAFFGEGKEMIWLDDVQCMGDESSILKCPHNPFGLNDCRHAEDAGVVCSETLRVVNGSNRCNGRVEVFYNERWRRVCSSDWGKEEAEILCRELNCGSPDNATAAQTFGEPHDLPGVKTNCFGNESSFSQCTFQEFKEGCIDATVFCTNNKPVRLKNGTHRCSGRVEVYHNGQWGTVCDDRWDMQEAAVVCRQMNCGNPIAVKDQAHFGKGQDQMWLDDIDCFGYENGLIDCPHRGLGQHDCDHSEDAGVICSENVRLVGGPNLCSGRLEVFHNDKWGRICSHNWSSKEAAMVCKELNCGTPKRTQESFGAGSSELRIYTSTCSESVSSMAQCTLQQHSGTCNSVSVSCAELKLVNGTDRCSGRVEILHNNRWGTVCGNDFDMRDAQVVCRTIDCGSPLTIKHNAFFGKGEAQIWLEDVNCSGNETSLVHCQHRSFGESNCGHGEDVGVICSDSIRLLNGTDHCSGRVEVNYNGQWSPTYNVNWGMNEARVVCREINCGDPVQAAGSFVESGDLRGHKISCGGGERSLRQCTLGDYVRTSSDQIQEATVQCSGNVKLSNGPTRCAGTVELYDEGQWGTLCSDTWDMKDATVVCRQLGCGKAHKISTKYESGNHISQTWVEQFECNGQEVVLSQCRQRPLQDRDRTRNTTSLASVVCTENLEVRLINGENECSGRVEVRHGADWKTVCDTDWTMKKAEVVCELLECGHAVNATSATSQGNGPAVDSKDSCFDNVTALQQCSVKGFTAGTCGHEQNAGVFCVAQLRLVSNFSQCAGRVEILHKGQWGTVCDDEWEMSDANVVCKQLGCGHAVLAPTSAHFGEGTGPIWLDDVGCSGEEAALTHCKHLGIGENNCEHGEDAGAICLSSLEKPQITLSPGPEVNWGDKVEITCTIVTEHLGGTENLGGTFVLRKTQDSAKLERFSEHEAVTFIFCKVDFNHTGSYFCEYHKKLPNQVISYPEGNTVDLSVTVKLEKPSISLTSPQAMVIYSPDKISVTQGSSFSITCLMHSTYGKGVFHLMRSDKQTSETQPAFTHLIFSQANFDFPTIGYELQGEYTCVYSFNISSSPFFSAPSKTLQVTVQASSSSTVGGVVGGLVVLLVVLVIGYLVWRNKWCFAGTTIQFENRLAAANKSSNGRHSTEYNNQDASNTDESIPEDLAGRVCYELEPLVCTGHK; encoded by the exons ATGAGTTTCCTTCCTGCTGAAAAACTAGTGCTTGTTCTATATTTAACCATAG TTCTGCTGATCCTATCAACACTTACAG ATGCTGGAGTCGTCTGTTCAG AATGTGATAAAATCAGGCTGGTTGGTCCGTCGCGTTGCTCTGGCACAGTGGAGGTCAGCCACAATGGCAGCTGGGGCACTGTGTGCGATGACCACTGGAGCCTTCACAGCGCTGCCGTGGTGTGCAGAGAGGTAGACTGTGGCTCGGTGCTTGAGGCCAAAATGGATGCCTTCTTTGGGGAGGGGAAGGAAATGATTTGGCTGGACGATGTCCAGTGCATGGGTGACGAGTCCTCCATCCTCAAGTGTCCGCATAACCCATTTGGGCTAAATGACTGTCGCCATGCTGAGGACGCTGGAGTCGTCTGTTCAG AAACTTTGAGGGTTGTCAACGGAAGCAATCGATGTAATGGCAGAGTAGAAGTCTTCTACAATGAGCGATGGAGGCGGGTGTGCAGCAGTGACTGGGgcaaggaggaagcagagataCTGTGCAGAGAATTGAACTGCGGTTCTCCTGACAATGCGACTGCAGCACAGACGTTTGGAGAACCCCATGACCTGCCTGGAGTCAAGACCAATTGCTTTGGAAACGAGAGCTCCTTTTCACAGTGCACCTTTCAAGAATTCAAGGAAGGCTGTATTGATGCTACAGTTTTCTGTACAA acAATAAACCAGTTCGTCTAAAGAATGGGACCCATCGATGCTCTGGGCGGGTGGAGGTCTACCACAACGGACAGTGGGGAACTGTTTGTGACGACAGATGGGATATGCAGGAAGCAGCCGTTGTTTGTCGACAGATGAATTGCGGAAACCCGATCGCAGTCAAGGACCAAGCCCACTTTGGAAAAGGTCAGGATCAGATGTGGTTGGATGACATTGACTGTTTTGGTTATGAGAATGGCCTGATTGACTGCCCACATAGAGGCCTCGGACAACATGACTGTGACCACTCTGAAGATGCAGGTGTTATATGCTCAg AAAATGTCAGACTGGTCGGTGGACCCAACTTGTGTTCAGGCAGACTGGAGGTCTTCCACAACGATAAATGGGGGAGGATCTGTTCACATAACTGGAGCAGCAAAGAGGCCGCCATGGTGTGTAAAGAACTCAACTGTGGCACTCCCAAAAGAACCCAAGAGAGCTTCGGCGCTGGTAGCAGCGAGCTAAGAATTTATACGAGCACATGCTCTGAAAGTGTGAGCTCCATGGCCCAGTGCACACTTCAACAGCACTCAGGAACATgcaacagtgtttctgtgtcGTGTGCAG AGCTGAAGCTTGTGAACGGCACAGACCGTTGCTCCGGCAGAGTGGAGATTCTGCATAACAATCGGTGGGGAACGGTGTGTGGCAATGACTTTGACATGAGAGACGCCCAGGTGGTGTGCAGGACCATAGACTGTGGGTCACCTCTGACCATCAAGCACAATGCTTTCTTTGGTAAAGGTGAAGCACAGATATGGCTGGAAGATGTAAACTGCTCCGGCAATGAGACATCTCTTGTGCACTGCCAACACCGGTCCTTTGGAGAGAGTAACTGTGGCCACGGAGAGGACGTTGGTGTGATATGTTCAG ATTCTATTCGACTGCTTAATGGCACTGACCATTGCTCGGGCCGGGTGGAGGTCAACTACAACGGTCAATGGTCACCAACATATAACGTCAACTGGGGAATGAACGAAGCCCGAGTGGTGTGTCGAGAAATTAACTGTGGCGATCCCGTCCAGGCTGCAGGCTCGTTTGTTGAGAGTGGAGATCTGAGGGGGCATAAGATCAGCtgtggtggaggggagaggTCGCTGAGACAGTGCACACTCGGAGACTACGTGAGAACTAGCAGTGACCAAATTCAAGAGGCAACGGTCCAATGTTCAG GCAATGTGAAATTATCCAATGGGCCGACTCGCTGCGCTGGAACAGTGGAGCTGTACGACGAAGGCCAGTGGGGAACTTTGTGCTCTGATACTTGGGATATGAAAGATGCAACAGTGGTGTGCAGGCAGCTGGGCTGTGGAAAAGCTCATAAAATTAGTACCAAGTATGAATCTGGGAACCACATCAGCCAAACCTGGGTGGAACAATTTGAATGTAATGGACAAGAAGTTGTGTTGTCACAGTGCCGACAAAGACCTTtacaagacagagacagaacccgCAACACAACTTCGCTTGCCAGTGTTGTCTGCACAG AAAATCTGGAGGTGCGGCTGATTAATGGTGAGAATGAGTGCTCTGGCAGAGTAGAAGTCCGGCATGGTGCGGACTGGAAaactgtgtgtgacacagacTGGACCATGAAGAAGGCTGAAGTGGTATGTGAGCTCCTAGAGTGTGGCCACGCCGTAAATGCCACCAGCGCCACCAGCCAAGGCAATGGGCCAGCAGTGGACTCCAAGGATTCCTGCTTTGACAATGTGACGGCTCTGCAGCAATGCTCAGTCAAAGGTTTCACAGCGGGAACATGTGGGCATGAACAAAACGCTGGTGTTTTCTGTGTTG CACAGCTCCGTTTGGTCAGCAATTTCAGCCAATGCGCCGGCAGAGTGGAGATCCTCCATAAAGGCCAGTGGGGgactgtgtgtgatgatgagtgGGAGATGAGCGACGCCAACGTGGTGTGCAAGCAGCTCGGCTGTGGCCACGCAGTGCTTGCTCCCACGTCTGCCCACTTCGGTGAAGGCACTGGACCGATATGGCTCGACGACGTGGGATGTTCGGGTGAAGAAGCCGCTCTCACGCACTGCAAGCATCTCGgaattggtgaaaataactGTGAGCACGGTGAAGATGCTGGTGCCATCTGTTTAA GTTCTCTAGAGAAGCCCCAGATCACCTTGAGTCCTGGTCCTGAGGTGAACTGGGGCGACAAAGTTGAAATCACCTGCACTATAGTAACAGAGCACTTAGGTGGAACAGAGAACTTAGGTGGAACATTTGTCCTGAGAAAAACTCAAGACTCTGCCAAATTGGAGAGGTTCTCTGAACATGAAGCTGTTACCTTCATCTTTTGTAAAGTGGACTTCAACCACACAGGGTCATACTTCTGCGAATATCACAAGAAACTGCCAAATCAAGTCATCTCCTACCCTGAAGGAAACACTGTTGATCTGTCTGTCACAG TGAAACTGGAGAAGCCCAGCATCTCCTTGACGTCTCCTCAGGCCATGGTGATCTACAGCCCAGACAAGATATCTGTCACCCAGGGAAGCAGCTTCTCCATCACCTGCTTGATGCATTCCACATATGGGAAAGGCGTTTTCCACCTGATGAGGTCTGACAAGCAAACAAGTGAAACTCAGCCGGCGTTCACTCACTTAATTTTCAGTCAGGCCAACTTTGACTTCCCGACGATAGGCTATGAACTCCAAGGAGAGTACACCTGTGTCTACAGTTTTAACATCTCCTCATCGcctttcttctctgctccttccAAGACTCTCCAAGTCACTGTCCAGG CCTCGTCATCCTCAACTGTCGGAGGAGTTGTCGGAGGTCTTGTGGTCCTGCTGGTAGTGCTGGTTATAGGATACCTGGTCTGGAGAAATAAATGGTGTTTTGCTG GTACAACGATTCAGTTTGAAAACAGGCTCGCAGCAGCAAACAAGTCAAGCAATGGACG TCACAGTACAGAATACAACAATCAAGATGCAAGCAACACGGATGAGAGCATCCCTGAAGACCTGGCTGGGAGAGTGTGCTATGAGCTCGAACCACTTGTTTGCACAGGGCATAAATAA
- the LOC129603720 gene encoding deleted in malignant brain tumors 1 protein-like isoform X3, which translates to MSFLPAEKLVLVLYLTIVLLILSTLTDAGVVCSECDKIRLVGPSRCSGTVEVSHNGSWGTVCDDHWSLHSAAVVCREVDCGSVLEAKMDAFFGEGKEMIWLDDVQCMGDESSILKCPHNPFGLNDCRHAEDAGVVCSETLRVVNGSNRCNGRVEVFYNERWRRVCSSDWGKEEAEILCRELNCGSPDNATAAQTFGEPHDLPGVKTNCFGNESSFSQCTFQEFKEGCIDATVFCTNNKPVRLKNGTHRCSGRVEVYHNGQWGTVCDDRWDMQEAAVVCRQMNCGNPIAVKDQAHFGKGQDQMWLDDIDCFGYENGLIDCPHRGLGQHDCDHSEDAGVICSENVRLVGGPNLCSGRLEVFHNDKWGRICSHNWSSKEAAMVCKELNCGTPKRTQESFGAGSSELRIYTSTCSESVSSMAQCTLQQHSGTCNSVSVSCAELKLVNGTDRCSGRVEILHNNRWGTVCGNDFDMRDAQVVCRTIDCGSPLTIKHNAFFGKGEAQIWLEDVNCSGNETSLVHCQHRSFGESNCGHGEDVGVICSDSIRLLNGTDHCSGRVEVNYNGQWSPTYNVNWGMNEARVVCREINCGDPVQAAGSFVESGDLRGHKISCGGGERSLRQCTLGDYVRTSSDQIQEATVQCSGNVKLSNGPTRCAGTVELYDEGQWGTLCSDTWDMKDATVVCRQLGCGKAHKISTKYESGNHISQTWVEQFECNGQEVVLSQCRQRPLQDRDRTRNTTSLASVVCTENLEVRLINGENECSGRVEVRHGADWKTVCDTDWTMKKAEVVCELLECGHAVNATSATSQGNGPAVDSKDSCFDNVTALQQCSVKGFTAGTCGHEQNAGVFCVAQLRLVSNFSQCAGRVEILHKGQWGTVCDDEWEMSDANVVCKQLGCGHAVLAPTSAHFGEGTGPIWLDDVGCSGEEAALTHCKHLGIGENNCEHGEDAGAICLSSLEKPQITLSPGPEVNWGDKVEITCTIVTEHLGGTENLGGTFVLRKTQDSAKLERFSEHEAVTFIFCKVDFNHTGSYFCEYHKKLPNQVISYPEGNTVDLSVTVKLEKPSISLTSPQAMVIYSPDKISVTQGSSFSITCLMHSTYGKGVFHLMRL; encoded by the exons ATGAGTTTCCTTCCTGCTGAAAAACTAGTGCTTGTTCTATATTTAACCATAG TTCTGCTGATCCTATCAACACTTACAG ATGCTGGAGTCGTCTGTTCAG AATGTGATAAAATCAGGCTGGTTGGTCCGTCGCGTTGCTCTGGCACAGTGGAGGTCAGCCACAATGGCAGCTGGGGCACTGTGTGCGATGACCACTGGAGCCTTCACAGCGCTGCCGTGGTGTGCAGAGAGGTAGACTGTGGCTCGGTGCTTGAGGCCAAAATGGATGCCTTCTTTGGGGAGGGGAAGGAAATGATTTGGCTGGACGATGTCCAGTGCATGGGTGACGAGTCCTCCATCCTCAAGTGTCCGCATAACCCATTTGGGCTAAATGACTGTCGCCATGCTGAGGACGCTGGAGTCGTCTGTTCAG AAACTTTGAGGGTTGTCAACGGAAGCAATCGATGTAATGGCAGAGTAGAAGTCTTCTACAATGAGCGATGGAGGCGGGTGTGCAGCAGTGACTGGGgcaaggaggaagcagagataCTGTGCAGAGAATTGAACTGCGGTTCTCCTGACAATGCGACTGCAGCACAGACGTTTGGAGAACCCCATGACCTGCCTGGAGTCAAGACCAATTGCTTTGGAAACGAGAGCTCCTTTTCACAGTGCACCTTTCAAGAATTCAAGGAAGGCTGTATTGATGCTACAGTTTTCTGTACAA acAATAAACCAGTTCGTCTAAAGAATGGGACCCATCGATGCTCTGGGCGGGTGGAGGTCTACCACAACGGACAGTGGGGAACTGTTTGTGACGACAGATGGGATATGCAGGAAGCAGCCGTTGTTTGTCGACAGATGAATTGCGGAAACCCGATCGCAGTCAAGGACCAAGCCCACTTTGGAAAAGGTCAGGATCAGATGTGGTTGGATGACATTGACTGTTTTGGTTATGAGAATGGCCTGATTGACTGCCCACATAGAGGCCTCGGACAACATGACTGTGACCACTCTGAAGATGCAGGTGTTATATGCTCAg AAAATGTCAGACTGGTCGGTGGACCCAACTTGTGTTCAGGCAGACTGGAGGTCTTCCACAACGATAAATGGGGGAGGATCTGTTCACATAACTGGAGCAGCAAAGAGGCCGCCATGGTGTGTAAAGAACTCAACTGTGGCACTCCCAAAAGAACCCAAGAGAGCTTCGGCGCTGGTAGCAGCGAGCTAAGAATTTATACGAGCACATGCTCTGAAAGTGTGAGCTCCATGGCCCAGTGCACACTTCAACAGCACTCAGGAACATgcaacagtgtttctgtgtcGTGTGCAG AGCTGAAGCTTGTGAACGGCACAGACCGTTGCTCCGGCAGAGTGGAGATTCTGCATAACAATCGGTGGGGAACGGTGTGTGGCAATGACTTTGACATGAGAGACGCCCAGGTGGTGTGCAGGACCATAGACTGTGGGTCACCTCTGACCATCAAGCACAATGCTTTCTTTGGTAAAGGTGAAGCACAGATATGGCTGGAAGATGTAAACTGCTCCGGCAATGAGACATCTCTTGTGCACTGCCAACACCGGTCCTTTGGAGAGAGTAACTGTGGCCACGGAGAGGACGTTGGTGTGATATGTTCAG ATTCTATTCGACTGCTTAATGGCACTGACCATTGCTCGGGCCGGGTGGAGGTCAACTACAACGGTCAATGGTCACCAACATATAACGTCAACTGGGGAATGAACGAAGCCCGAGTGGTGTGTCGAGAAATTAACTGTGGCGATCCCGTCCAGGCTGCAGGCTCGTTTGTTGAGAGTGGAGATCTGAGGGGGCATAAGATCAGCtgtggtggaggggagaggTCGCTGAGACAGTGCACACTCGGAGACTACGTGAGAACTAGCAGTGACCAAATTCAAGAGGCAACGGTCCAATGTTCAG GCAATGTGAAATTATCCAATGGGCCGACTCGCTGCGCTGGAACAGTGGAGCTGTACGACGAAGGCCAGTGGGGAACTTTGTGCTCTGATACTTGGGATATGAAAGATGCAACAGTGGTGTGCAGGCAGCTGGGCTGTGGAAAAGCTCATAAAATTAGTACCAAGTATGAATCTGGGAACCACATCAGCCAAACCTGGGTGGAACAATTTGAATGTAATGGACAAGAAGTTGTGTTGTCACAGTGCCGACAAAGACCTTtacaagacagagacagaacccgCAACACAACTTCGCTTGCCAGTGTTGTCTGCACAG AAAATCTGGAGGTGCGGCTGATTAATGGTGAGAATGAGTGCTCTGGCAGAGTAGAAGTCCGGCATGGTGCGGACTGGAAaactgtgtgtgacacagacTGGACCATGAAGAAGGCTGAAGTGGTATGTGAGCTCCTAGAGTGTGGCCACGCCGTAAATGCCACCAGCGCCACCAGCCAAGGCAATGGGCCAGCAGTGGACTCCAAGGATTCCTGCTTTGACAATGTGACGGCTCTGCAGCAATGCTCAGTCAAAGGTTTCACAGCGGGAACATGTGGGCATGAACAAAACGCTGGTGTTTTCTGTGTTG CACAGCTCCGTTTGGTCAGCAATTTCAGCCAATGCGCCGGCAGAGTGGAGATCCTCCATAAAGGCCAGTGGGGgactgtgtgtgatgatgagtgGGAGATGAGCGACGCCAACGTGGTGTGCAAGCAGCTCGGCTGTGGCCACGCAGTGCTTGCTCCCACGTCTGCCCACTTCGGTGAAGGCACTGGACCGATATGGCTCGACGACGTGGGATGTTCGGGTGAAGAAGCCGCTCTCACGCACTGCAAGCATCTCGgaattggtgaaaataactGTGAGCACGGTGAAGATGCTGGTGCCATCTGTTTAA GTTCTCTAGAGAAGCCCCAGATCACCTTGAGTCCTGGTCCTGAGGTGAACTGGGGCGACAAAGTTGAAATCACCTGCACTATAGTAACAGAGCACTTAGGTGGAACAGAGAACTTAGGTGGAACATTTGTCCTGAGAAAAACTCAAGACTCTGCCAAATTGGAGAGGTTCTCTGAACATGAAGCTGTTACCTTCATCTTTTGTAAAGTGGACTTCAACCACACAGGGTCATACTTCTGCGAATATCACAAGAAACTGCCAAATCAAGTCATCTCCTACCCTGAAGGAAACACTGTTGATCTGTCTGTCACAG TGAAACTGGAGAAGCCCAGCATCTCCTTGACGTCTCCTCAGGCCATGGTGATCTACAGCCCAGACAAGATATCTGTCACCCAGGGAAGCAGCTTCTCCATCACCTGCTTGATGCATTCCACATATGGGAAAGGCGTTTTCCACCTGATGAG GCTATGA
- the LOC129603720 gene encoding scavenger receptor cysteine-rich type 1 protein M130-like isoform X2, translating into MSFLPAEKLVLVLHLTIVLLILSTLTDAGVVCSECDKIRLVGPSRCSGTVEVSHNGSWGTVCDDHWSLHSAAVVCREVDCGSVLEAKMDAFFGEGKEMIWLDDVQCMGDESSILKCPHNPFGLNDCRHAEDAGVVCSETLRVVNGSNRCNGRVEVFYNERWRRVCSSDWGKEEAEILCRELNCGSPDNATAAQTFGEPHDLPGVKTNCFGNESSFSQCTFQEFKEGCIDATVFCTNNKPVRLKNGTHRCSGRVEVYHNGQWGTVCDDRWDMQEAAVVCRQMNCGNPIAVKDQAHFGKGQDQMWLDDIDCFGYENGLIDCPHRGLGQHDCDHSEDAGVICSENVRLVGGPNLCSGRLEVFHNDKWGRICSHNWSSKEAAMVCKELNCGTPKRTQESFGAGSSELRIYTSTCSESVSSMAQCTLQQHSGTCNSVSVSCAELKLVNGTDRCSGRVEILHNNRWGTVCGNDFDMRDAQVVCRTIDCGSPLTIKHNAFFGKGEAQIWLEDVNCSGNETSLVHCQHRSFGESNCGHGEDVGVICSDSIRLLNGTDHCSGRVEVNYNGQWSPTYNVNWGMNEARVVCREINCGDPVQAAGSFVESGDLRGHKISCGGGERSLRQCTLGDYVRTSSDQIQEATVQCSGNVKLSNGPTRCAGTVELYDEGQWGTLCSDTWDMKDATVVCRQLGCGKAHKISTKYESGNHISQTWVEQFECNGQEVVLSQCRQRPLQDRDRTRNTTSLASVVCTENLEVRLINGENECSGRVEVRHGADWKTVCDTDWTMKKAEVVCELLECGHAVNATSATSQGNGPAVDSKDSCFDNVTALQQCSVKGFTAGTCGHEQNAGVFCVAQLRLVSNFSQCAGRVEILHKGQWGTVCDDEWEMSDANVVCKQLGCGHAVLAPTSAHFGEGTGPIWLDDVGCSGEEAALTHCKHLGIGENNCEHGEDAGAICLSSLEKPQITLSPGPEVNWGDKVEITCTIVTEHLGGTENLGGTFVLRKTQDSAKLERFSEHEAVTFIFCKVDFNHTGSYFCEYHKKLPNQVISYPEGNTVDLSVTVKLEKPSISLTSPQAMVIYSPDKISVTQGSSFSITCLMHSTYGKGVFHLMRSDKQTSETQPAFTHLIFSQANFDFPTIGYELQGEYTCVYSFNISSSPFFSAPSKTLQVTVQASSSSTVGGVVGGLVVLLVVLVIGYLVWRNKWCFAGTTIQFENRLAAANKSSNGRHSTEYNNQDASNTDESIPEDLAGRVCYELEPLVCTGHK; encoded by the exons ATGAGTTTCCTTCCTGCTGAAAAACTAGTGCTTGTTCTACATTTAACCATAG TTCTGCTGATCCTATCAACACTTACAG ATGCTGGAGTCGTCTGTTCAG AATGTGATAAAATCAGGCTGGTTGGTCCGTCGCGTTGCTCTGGCACAGTGGAGGTCAGCCACAATGGCAGCTGGGGCACTGTGTGCGATGACCACTGGAGCCTTCACAGCGCTGCCGTGGTGTGCAGAGAGGTAGACTGTGGCTCGGTGCTTGAGGCCAAAATGGATGCCTTCTTTGGGGAGGGGAAGGAAATGATTTGGCTGGACGATGTCCAGTGCATGGGTGACGAGTCCTCCATCCTCAAGTGTCCGCATAACCCATTTGGGCTAAATGACTGTCGCCATGCTGAGGACGCTGGAGTCGTCTGTTCAG AAACTTTGAGGGTTGTCAACGGAAGCAATCGATGTAATGGCAGAGTAGAAGTCTTCTACAATGAGCGATGGAGGCGGGTGTGCAGCAGTGACTGGGgcaaggaggaagcagagataCTGTGCAGAGAATTGAACTGCGGTTCTCCTGACAATGCGACTGCAGCACAGACGTTTGGAGAACCCCATGACCTGCCTGGAGTCAAGACCAATTGCTTTGGAAACGAGAGCTCCTTTTCACAGTGCACCTTTCAAGAATTCAAGGAAGGCTGTATTGATGCTACAGTTTTCTGTACAA acAATAAACCAGTTCGTCTAAAGAATGGGACCCATCGATGCTCTGGGCGGGTGGAGGTCTACCACAACGGACAGTGGGGAACTGTTTGTGACGACAGATGGGATATGCAGGAAGCAGCCGTTGTTTGTCGACAGATGAATTGCGGAAACCCGATCGCAGTCAAGGACCAAGCCCACTTTGGAAAAGGTCAGGATCAGATGTGGTTGGATGACATTGACTGTTTTGGTTATGAGAATGGCCTGATTGACTGCCCACATAGAGGCCTCGGACAACATGACTGTGACCACTCTGAAGATGCAGGTGTTATATGCTCAg AAAATGTCAGACTGGTCGGTGGACCCAACTTGTGTTCAGGCAGACTGGAGGTCTTCCACAACGATAAATGGGGGAGGATCTGTTCACATAACTGGAGCAGCAAAGAGGCCGCCATGGTGTGTAAAGAACTCAACTGTGGCACTCCCAAAAGAACCCAAGAGAGCTTCGGCGCTGGTAGCAGCGAGCTAAGAATTTATACGAGCACATGCTCTGAAAGTGTGAGCTCCATGGCCCAGTGCACACTTCAACAGCACTCAGGAACATgcaacagtgtttctgtgtcGTGTGCAG AGCTGAAGCTTGTGAACGGCACAGACCGTTGCTCCGGCAGAGTGGAGATTCTGCATAACAATCGGTGGGGAACGGTGTGTGGCAATGACTTTGACATGAGAGACGCCCAGGTGGTGTGCAGGACCATAGACTGTGGGTCACCTCTGACCATCAAGCACAATGCTTTCTTTGGTAAAGGTGAAGCACAGATATGGCTGGAAGATGTAAACTGCTCCGGCAATGAGACATCTCTTGTGCACTGCCAACACCGGTCCTTTGGAGAGAGTAACTGTGGCCACGGAGAGGACGTTGGTGTGATATGTTCAG ATTCTATTCGACTGCTTAATGGCACTGACCATTGCTCGGGCCGGGTGGAGGTCAACTACAACGGTCAATGGTCACCAACATATAACGTCAACTGGGGAATGAACGAAGCCCGAGTGGTGTGTCGAGAAATTAACTGTGGCGATCCCGTCCAGGCTGCAGGCTCGTTTGTTGAGAGTGGAGATCTGAGGGGGCATAAGATCAGCtgtggtggaggggagaggTCGCTGAGACAGTGCACACTCGGAGACTACGTGAGAACTAGCAGTGACCAAATTCAAGAGGCAACGGTCCAATGTTCAG GCAATGTGAAATTATCCAATGGGCCGACTCGCTGCGCTGGAACAGTGGAGCTGTACGACGAAGGCCAGTGGGGAACTTTGTGCTCTGATACTTGGGATATGAAAGATGCAACAGTGGTGTGCAGGCAGCTGGGCTGTGGAAAAGCTCATAAAATTAGTACCAAGTATGAATCTGGGAACCACATCAGCCAAACCTGGGTGGAACAATTTGAATGTAATGGACAAGAAGTTGTGTTGTCACAGTGCCGACAAAGACCTTtacaagacagagacagaacccgCAACACAACTTCGCTTGCCAGTGTTGTCTGCACAG AAAATCTGGAGGTGCGGCTGATTAATGGTGAGAATGAGTGCTCTGGCAGAGTAGAAGTCCGGCATGGTGCGGACTGGAAaactgtgtgtgacacagacTGGACCATGAAGAAGGCTGAAGTGGTATGTGAGCTCCTAGAGTGTGGCCACGCCGTAAATGCCACCAGCGCCACCAGCCAAGGCAATGGGCCAGCAGTGGACTCCAAGGATTCCTGCTTTGACAATGTGACGGCTCTGCAGCAATGCTCAGTCAAAGGTTTCACAGCGGGAACATGTGGGCATGAACAAAACGCTGGTGTTTTCTGTGTTG CACAGCTCCGTTTGGTCAGCAATTTCAGCCAATGCGCCGGCAGAGTGGAGATCCTCCATAAAGGCCAGTGGGGgactgtgtgtgatgatgagtgGGAGATGAGCGACGCCAACGTGGTGTGCAAGCAGCTCGGCTGTGGCCACGCAGTGCTTGCTCCCACGTCTGCCCACTTCGGTGAAGGCACTGGACCGATATGGCTCGACGACGTGGGATGTTCGGGTGAAGAAGCCGCTCTCACGCACTGCAAGCATCTCGgaattggtgaaaataactGTGAGCACGGTGAAGATGCTGGTGCCATCTGTTTAA GTTCTCTAGAGAAGCCCCAGATCACCTTGAGTCCTGGTCCTGAGGTGAACTGGGGCGACAAAGTTGAAATCACCTGCACTATAGTAACAGAGCACTTAGGTGGAACAGAGAACTTAGGTGGAACATTTGTCCTGAGAAAAACTCAAGACTCTGCCAAATTGGAGAGGTTCTCTGAACATGAAGCTGTTACCTTCATCTTTTGTAAAGTGGACTTCAACCACACAGGGTCATACTTCTGCGAATATCACAAGAAACTGCCAAATCAAGTCATCTCCTACCCTGAAGGAAACACTGTTGATCTGTCTGTCACAG TGAAACTGGAGAAGCCCAGCATCTCCTTGACGTCTCCTCAGGCCATGGTGATCTACAGCCCAGACAAGATATCTGTCACCCAGGGAAGCAGCTTCTCCATCACCTGCTTGATGCATTCCACATATGGGAAAGGCGTTTTCCACCTGATGAGGTCTGACAAGCAAACAAGTGAAACTCAGCCGGCGTTCACTCACTTAATTTTCAGTCAGGCCAACTTTGACTTCCCGACGATAGGCTATGAACTCCAAGGAGAGTACACCTGTGTCTACAGTTTTAACATCTCCTCATCGcctttcttctctgctccttccAAGACTCTCCAAGTCACTGTCCAGG CCTCGTCATCCTCAACTGTCGGAGGAGTTGTCGGAGGTCTTGTGGTCCTGCTGGTAGTGCTGGTTATAGGATACCTGGTCTGGAGAAATAAATGGTGTTTTGCTG GTACAACGATTCAGTTTGAAAACAGGCTCGCAGCAGCAAACAAGTCAAGCAATGGACG TCACAGTACAGAATACAACAATCAAGATGCAAGCAACACGGATGAGAGCATCCCTGAAGACCTGGCTGGGAGAGTGTGCTATGAGCTCGAACCACTTGTTTGCACAGGGCATAAATAA